The following proteins are encoded in a genomic region of Saccharopolyspora antimicrobica:
- a CDS encoding DUF4239 domain-containing protein: protein MILISLLAIALLTVAVAGFTVLNARRKAAASGEADSDSQSFVGGVLAALFTVVLAFYIVFAWQNGDDIEKASQHETNALIDVYWQASIAPEPHAAAIQTTISEYTARVADHEWLAHDAGGADPEAERLLAELRTQVLALPVDSEALKTSREQSLQDIRQITENRQERVTIATDDQSFNIVLLVASVLGAVLMIAFPLLIGLSMRPANVAVMAVLTATLGFTVYMSFALLQPFSGPFGVDPDSFNAAQETFTTASGSAS, encoded by the coding sequence GTGATCCTCATCAGCCTGCTGGCGATCGCCCTGCTGACCGTCGCCGTCGCCGGGTTCACCGTGCTGAACGCCCGCCGCAAGGCGGCCGCGTCCGGCGAAGCGGATTCGGACTCACAATCCTTCGTCGGCGGTGTGCTGGCCGCCCTGTTCACCGTGGTGCTCGCCTTCTACATCGTGTTCGCCTGGCAGAACGGCGACGACATCGAGAAGGCCTCGCAGCACGAGACCAACGCCCTCATCGACGTCTACTGGCAGGCCAGCATCGCCCCGGAGCCGCACGCCGCGGCCATCCAGACGACGATCTCCGAGTACACCGCCAGGGTCGCCGACCACGAGTGGCTCGCCCACGACGCGGGCGGGGCCGATCCGGAGGCGGAGCGGCTGCTGGCCGAGCTGCGCACGCAGGTGCTGGCGCTGCCGGTGGACAGCGAGGCGCTCAAGACCTCTCGCGAGCAGTCGCTGCAGGACATCCGGCAGATCACCGAGAACCGCCAGGAGCGGGTCACCATCGCGACCGACGACCAGAGCTTCAACATCGTGCTACTGGTGGCCAGCGTTCTCGGTGCGGTGCTGATGATCGCCTTCCCGCTGCTGATCGGGCTGAGCATGCGCCCGGCCAACGTCGCGGTGATGGCGGTGCTCACGGCGACTCTCGGGTTCACCGTCTACATGTCGTTCGCGCTGCTGCAGCCGTTCAGCGGCCCGTTCGGCGTCGACCCGGACTCCTTCAACGCCGCCCAGGAGACCTTCACCACAGCCTCGGGATCAGCGTCCTGA
- a CDS encoding alpha/beta hydrolase has translation MAGSGGRAALDRVAERRVEIDGFVTNYGEGPDNGPPLVLVHGQGSQWEDHAKVLPELVQRYHVYAVDVAGHGQSGRLGAQDYTNANVGALIAAFLDAVVGEPAIVSGHSSGALLALWLAANRPELVRGLLLEDPPLFSSIPPRAERTTGGMLPRLAVEYLRAKPAESFQRYYVEHSEYFAFFGPLARGIVRYSLRWIDNNPGRPLRIFFLPWLVNVYFEGFVNYDPVFGTAFDSGHWYDGFDTAAALAAVEAPTTLIHTNWWFKRNGTYYDERDVLMAAMDGEDKDRAMELLRDPELVEIACGHLVHVERAKEYLGALDALSARVGASGRR, from the coding sequence GTGGCCGGTAGCGGAGGGCGGGCGGCCCTCGACCGCGTGGCAGAACGTCGGGTGGAGATCGACGGGTTCGTCACCAACTACGGCGAGGGCCCGGACAACGGGCCGCCGCTGGTCCTGGTGCACGGGCAGGGTTCTCAGTGGGAGGACCACGCGAAGGTCCTCCCCGAGCTGGTGCAGCGCTACCACGTCTACGCCGTCGACGTCGCCGGTCACGGCCAGTCGGGGCGGCTCGGCGCGCAGGACTACACCAACGCGAACGTCGGTGCGCTGATCGCGGCGTTCCTCGACGCGGTGGTGGGGGAACCGGCCATCGTGTCCGGGCACTCGTCGGGCGCTCTGCTGGCGCTGTGGCTGGCCGCCAACCGGCCCGAGCTGGTCCGGGGCCTGCTGCTGGAGGATCCGCCGCTGTTCTCCTCGATCCCGCCCCGGGCCGAGCGCACGACCGGTGGGATGCTGCCGCGGCTGGCCGTCGAGTACCTCCGCGCCAAGCCTGCCGAGAGCTTCCAGCGGTACTACGTCGAGCACAGCGAGTACTTCGCCTTCTTCGGCCCGCTCGCCCGCGGCATCGTCCGGTACTCGTTGCGGTGGATCGACAACAACCCGGGCCGACCGCTGCGGATCTTCTTCCTGCCCTGGCTGGTGAACGTCTACTTCGAGGGCTTCGTGAACTACGACCCGGTGTTCGGCACGGCCTTCGACAGCGGCCACTGGTACGACGGGTTCGACACCGCCGCGGCCCTCGCCGCCGTCGAGGCGCCGACCACGCTGATCCACACCAACTGGTGGTTCAAGCGCAACGGCACCTACTACGACGAGCGGGACGTCCTGATGGCCGCGATGGACGGCGAGGACAAGGACCGCGCGATGGAGCTGCTCCGCGACCCGGAACTCGTCGAGATCGCCTGCGGCCACCTCGTCCACGTCGAGCGGGCGAAGGAGTACCTCGGCGCGCTCGACGCGCTGTCGGCGCGGGTGGGCGCGTCCGGTCGGCGCTGA